The genomic segment AGTAAAAAACATCCTTCAATTTTCTgactttatttcattttccagTCAGCTGTTTCTTTTGCGGAAtcatggggaaaaaataaccaagTTAATACATCAAATCTTAGAGCTATTCGATCTCTTGGTGAACACGAAACCTTTGGAGAAACTGAAGGGGTAAGAAAATATGGTAGAAATGatgatgaaaattatgaCGAAGATCGATATGATAGCTTGACTCAATTTTACTTTGACATGATGATGGAAGATGACATTAATAAGAAAGAACCTACATCAACAATAACTGGAATGAATAACAATATAGATCCTAAAGCTCAATTAAATTGTAATATTGGTAAAATGACAAATGATGATAATTCTATGTCCAGAttaatatgtaaaaatgatctatgtagaaaaattaaaaatgcctTAAGAACCATTGATAAAATAACAGAACGAGAAATGTACTTTATATTAAGATCGCATGAGTATGCTAACACTAAGGTAGATGCAGGAGGTAGAAGCATAACAgcaaagtttaaaaaatttctatataagcataaagtattttccccaattttggCATTTGCATTAATATCATACATTTGCGTAATGTACTTTGCAGCACCAGGATTTGGTACATTCTTTGCACTAGCATCTGCTCTTACTTCAATTTATCTTCTTTCCAAATACACAGAGTGCTTCAatacacttaaaaaattctctGAACAATTCGCAAAACAATCCCGAGATGAATATCGACAACGACTAAAATGCGAAGTAGataacgaagaagaaagcaTTCTTGATTCCATAAATAGCACGGCTAACTCAACAGAGGATATATAAATGTCTTAAAAACTCATTGCTTAAATAAAGCGTTGAAATTTCTGTACAGATATTTGTTCATTATGCatagtacatatatatattgaagGAAAAGGATTATACACCATTTCCATATAATTCTAAACTtattctgaatttttttccagattaaaaaagtattttttaatgtaacattatttttcctaaCAAATAAACATTTCTGGAATGTATTAACACTT from the Plasmodium cynomolgi strain B DNA, scaffold: 1199, whole genome shotgun sequence genome contains:
- a CDS encoding Pv-fam-d protein (putative) — translated: SAVSFAESWGKNNQVNTSNLRAIRSLGEHETFGETEGVRKYGRNDDENYDEDRYDSLTQFYFDMMMEDDINKKEPTSTITGMNNNIDPKAQLNCNIGKMTNDDNSMSRLICKNDLCRKIKNALRTIDKITEREMYFILRSHEYANTKVDAGGRSITAKFKKFLYKHKVFSPILAFALISYICVMYFAAPGFGTFFALASALTSIYLLSKYTECFNTLKKFSEQFAKQSRDEYRQRLKCEVDNEEESILDSINSTANSTEDI